The Accipiter gentilis chromosome 29, bAccGen1.1, whole genome shotgun sequence genome segment ACAAAAATGCTCAAGGCAAGTAGGGAATGTCATTGCTGTAACAGGTTAGTAAGGACAATTAAGTTAAATGGGTTTAGTTTGCAGTCACATCTAGTGGTGCCAAATAAAGAACCATGAAGAATGTATGTACGTGCAAACACATCCACACTGCTACTCCAAACCAGGCCCACTTTGGTCGCTGCGCTCACCTCCCACCCCACTCTGCCTAAGTGGCCATGGCAGTGGCAGAGGgtgccctgctcagagcagacaGAAAACTCTGCTCACGCTCAACCCGTTTCTGCAGtgcttgcagcagagctgtggtttTGGCTGCAGTACTCCTACACTTTCTTCAAAGAGGGAGGAATGCTCACTGGTGTGCTGACAACTGGATCCACCATCACCTCAGCCTTCTTCAGTCACGATGAATGACAAGCAAGGATCTCAGGCATGCGCTAGAAATCTTACTACCTGCCGCTGTATTGCCGTTTCCATAGTGGCTCATGCCTGCAGAGTCACAAGAGAAAGCAGCTTCTCATCACTAATTTATACTGCAAAGTTGCTTAAGTTAAATGTAATTTAACATGCATGACTCTGTCTTTCCCCATGTTGCACTCTACAGGTACAGTCCTACATGGAGCATCACTGTAACAATTCCACCGACAGGCGTATCCTCAACATGTTCCTAAACATCTGCAATGATCTAAGCAAGCTCTGCCACAAGCTGGAAACCGTGCATTCTGGTAACAACATAACCAATGGCATTTTGGAGAGATGCAAGCTGCTCCTTAGCCACAGCAATGATCTGAGCACCATCCGAGCTAAGTAAGTCCATCAGCTTAGTTTCTTTGAGGCAACTGTCAATGCCAGAGGACTGTCACAAGAATATGTATTCCCACTTGACTTCTCCATCAATTCCGTTACAACATCTTTGTGGCTTTAGTGAGGGTACAAGGTGCTACCCAGTTTACTATTCCAGTTGTTGGAAAAACACTGCCAGCCTCAATTCACAAAaagggggttggtttgtttattcATTCTCTTTACTGGTGCATGGAAGGGCATACACAGGCAGGTTAGTATGCTAAAGGCCCATGCAATGTGCAGGCAGttcacttcctccttcctcctATTCCTGCCCTGCATGTAGCTGATTTCTGTGGGGCAAGTGCCTGTACATGCTCTTGAACTCTTCCAGATCTAGCCCAACAGCCAGGATAGTGTGTTTGGCAAGACTTGCTTCTCAAGATCGAATTCTATCTGTGCCTTTCTGTTTTGGGGAAATGGCTGTCTGTGCATTTCTGCTCTTCCCAGGGGATCTCAGGGTGGCACTGTGGGCTCACCAGGGTTGCATGTCTGGGACTTCTCTGCCCACTGTTTTCTTCTGTCCCACAGATACCCCCACGATGTTGTGAATCACCTGAGCTGTGATGAAGCAAAGAATCACTATGGAGGTGTGGTGAGCCTCATCCCCATTGTTCTAGACTGCATGAAGGAGTGGGTAGCCCACATTGAGAAGCTGCCACAGCCCATGCTGTATGATGTGAGTGGTGGAAGTGCTATCTCTGAGAAGAGGGCACCCCAGGATGCACCAGCTAGGGCAGCCATTTCCCAAACACCACTTTCTGTGCGCCTTGAAGCTCAGACCTCAACTAGTAACAAAGATAATGTACAAGTGCAGGGGAGTAAGCATATCCAAAAGAAAAACCTAAGTGACACAAAAAATCACAGTGGGAAACTTAAAGGGCCCTGGAAACCACCAGGTAGACACGCCTTTTAAAGGATCAAAGTTCATGCATCTTCTGCTTACCCCCTTTAATCAGGTGGCTGATTAAAGATAGTGAAATGAATACTAGAGATCTTTCCTATCCGAGTCCACTTTCTGAAGAGTTAGCCCTGTAAGCCAGTCTTGGACAGGTACATACTCTCTCCCTTGCTGACGTTTCCACTCTCCTCCTTAAAGCTGTTTCCCAACAGAAGTACCTGTAGCACTGGCGCTCATCCCTTTAACCAGCACTGTGGTGAGAGCAGGCAACAGTCAGGAATAATCAGGTTTTAATCGCTCAGATACATATCTTGGGGGAGCTACTTGAAATGGGATTTTACACTTTCTCAGACTTCTGAGGAACACCCACTCACTCACCAAAGCCAGAGGTGTAAAGAACCTGCATGTCTGAAGGACATGATGCAGAGCAGCAAAGGTCTCGTTATGGATTCAGACTTGTCCCTAAGGTTCCCTCACCCCCACTGAAATTGCCTGGTTATTTGGACCAAAGAATCAAAGTGGACGACACTAATTATGTCTCCCTTACAGGCCACTGGCTACAGAAAAGGTCAGAGTGCTTTAGTTGCACCGACTGCTCTCCTGCATCCTTCTTACAGGTTCTCACACCATTGCTAGTACACCCTACTCGGAACATCTTCCCTTACACCTGTTTCACTCCTTTGCTGTCAGAGCTAGAGATGAAGTTTGTTCTCCTTTACCTTTTGCACTTAGTTTGGTGTGCTGACAATACCCAAACTTGAATAAACCACCCCTGTCCTCCCCAGAGCTCTTTGTTAGCAAAACTAACGAAGTCATTTCCAGTCGACGTGATTCATGGGAATCTGGTGAGAGCAGAGAGGCTGAGAAAACTGTGGCCATTTTCAGATCATTCCTTTTCAAACTGCAAGTTAAAATGTCTGTGCTTTCCCTTTTTTGCAACGAGAATTCAGCTTGCCTAGCTTTCAAGGATGTTATGAGTTCATTAAAACTGCAAGGCATTTGAGACAGTCTCATGCTGCTTTTATACCAGCACTTCACAATTCCAGCACAGTGACTTTATACCAGTGCTGAAAACAGCTTTCTTTCCAGCCTGCTTAGGGAGGGTCAGCAGAGCCATGGGCTCGCCCCATTCTCTGGAGCTGATATGCATTTTTGGTGCTGCTTTTATTCAAGCACTGTTAACTGTGTACTTAAGATCTCAGTAACACTGTCTTCCCCGTATCtgactgcttttttcccctcccacaggCAAATTAGCTCCTGTTCTTTGCTTCCTGCTGGAAGACAGTCCTGAATAAACAATTTCCCCTTGCATACCTGGCTCGGTTTGCTAAAATTGTGAGAAAGCTTTTGCCTTAAGATGACCAGATTTTGGCAACAAGCAGCCGAAAAAGGAGAATTAATACAGAGAAGAGAGCGTAGGAAGGAATGATAGGTCAGATGAAATGGAAAGTTTTTTCAGGAGCCTTTGTATTCCTCATATAACCCCACCTTCTTTTGCGCTTTTTCTCCTTCCGCTATCCACTTGCACTGCAATGCAATACATGTATCCACTCTGGAGTAGAAGCCTATTTTTAGGAGACGACATGATCCAACTGAATTGAGCCTTGGTGAACTCAAAAGGGTAGCGAAGCTTGCCAGGGTCACCCAGAGACTCCTAGGCACTACTGGGGCCACAGCCAGCAGAACGTGACCGTTACCCTCTCAGGCTTTACTCAAGAGCCCTGTTGCAGAGGCAGCTTCAGGcagaaaaatcaaagttactCACAGCTGCCCTATGGTGTTTCATGCTGCAAAGACAAGTGCCCGATGACAGTTGCTGTCTCAAAAGTTTTTCAGAACAAGTACACTCTATGTGGACTAAAAGATGACAAGTGTTGGGGACACAAGGGATGCTATTCCCAGATCTTGTTTCCAACCTTCCTCACCCTGTCATATAGTTTTAAATTTGAACATGCGGGCTCTGATAAGACCAAAATTATCCTCCAGTTTGTACTTCAGTTTCAGCTTTCACAATACAGCACAGCACAAACTGCTTGTCAGAACAGTCCCAAACCCCGTCTACCATCTCCCCAACGCTGCTGTTCAAAATGCCAATGCAGTTGTCCATTTGTGCATGACAAAGGTTATGATACATGCAAGAAACAGTTCCCAaactttaataataatttctaCCCTAACCTTATCCTTTCAATCAGTCTTATtaaaacacaagcagaaaaaaTGAGTGCGTAAAACTTGCAGTCTGAGGTTTGGTAATGACATGACCAGAATCTGTTGGAAGACTGCAAAGTTAAGTCTCACAAAAACATCTAGACAAATTACTTAATTTCCATACAAGTTCTCCTCTTCCAGAGTGGATGGACActtcaaaagacaaaaagatacagcaagaattatttttctccacTACAAATCAAGCTGTTTGAAGAATTTACATAAACAGGATGTAAATGCCAAACACAGAAGTGCAATAAAGTTTTACTTTAGCCTCTGTGAGCATAAAATTGCAAGATTCACACTGAGAAACCAGGCAGGGCACCAAACTGACTTACCTAGAGATCTGTCAGTTAGTCCAGgaaataaatgctgctttttttgttcaaaaaatgAACTAGAGATACGGGCTGGTACTAGATGATCTCAACAGAATCCTGGCATCTGTAGGCTATTAATTACCTTTGTGCTCCCCTCGATTAAGGGTCAAACCAGGCTTTTGTCAACCTGTAATCGGGTCAAAACCTTCCGTACCTTAAACATCTGGTTCCAGCGTCTCAGACGCCGAGAGGATGGGGTATAGCTCAGACCTCAGGAAGTTAACATCGTGtcaggggtggtggtgggggtcttaaaggagggaaaggggggcGGTTCGAGGGAGAGGAGAAACTCAGCATCCCCAAAATGTCATCCAAGCCGACGCAGAGCGAAGTGGCAGGCTTCGCGGGGCCTCTAGTGGCCGCGACTGGGAgcgcggcgggacgggggggagcggggccccGGCGGGACCCCCGCCGCCTGGGCTCTGCCCCGGCCCGGGCAGCCGCACGTCAGCGTCCGGCGGGCGAAGGCtctgaaaagcagtttttaaaaagtttctgacCATCCTGCTAtgtctctcccccacccctccatccCGAAACTAAAGGGGCTTTTGAACGCTTGTCACAGGTAAGCAAacccaggggctgcagccccgcaCTCCCCCCGGTTGTTGGGCCAAGACTCGAAGGGCAGCTGCGGGGCCGTCCCCTCAGAAGCAGCTGCCATTTCAGAAGCGTGATCGgctgttcccccctccccgccccattTGTAAACGCACCGAAGCCAGGAGGATAGCTCTGTTTTCCCAAGAGTTCCAAATTCACTTGGGGGGGGTGTAGCACCAGTTTAAACGGAGCTTGTAGTCAGCTGAAAACCGAGCACTGCACCGCTGAGACAGAGAGCAGAGACCGCTTCGAAGAAACCATAAATAGCATTTGGCAGACGTTAAAGATCACCAAGGGAGTCCAAAACTAGAGGGTGCGCTTGGAGAGGACTTCAAGAAAAAAGGTTTAGCCAAGTAAAGCCCACAGACACCGAATCATGAAGACGATCAGCCAAAATTATTTGGAACAAATTTTTGTCTGAAAAGTAAAGCCTATGTGAATGCTAACTAAGCTTTATTTGCAAAAGCTCCTGCGTGTATGAATGTATGAAGAAAGTAACTCAGCTCCTGCTGATTTTCTAAACTATTTCATAACCACTTACTACTTTCAAACCCCACCATTTGCACCAGTAGCTAAGTAATTCCAATAAATCAAGATCAATCAGCAAAGATACTTCCAATTCAGGAAATGAAATTACTTCCTTCCCTAATGTGTACTGCATGTTTATTAGCTGGGTTATAAACTACCAAACATACTACTTAGCATTAGTGAGTAAGGAATGtacttgatttttctctttttataccCTAGCGGATGTACTTCTGTGGGTAATATATatctaattgtttttttttttttacactatcaAGTGCAGCTTTTCCATGCTAAGCTTGTTAAGGGATATGCAAAATGGATTTAAAGTAAGAGCCAGTCAAATTcactttctgctttgttttcatttcactcACACCATGCTGTAGAACTCACCCCAGTGCAGAAGGCCCAAAACAACTTTCTCTATCACCTAACCCCAAGATAATATTTATGCTAACTTTTACATAAAATTCTCCATAACAACTGTTACTCAGCCAAAGTATGTTCACAAACAGACTGTACATCAGTAGCACCATCCCCTTCACAGGTGTCGTTCAAATTTAAGAATTGTACTTAGTCCTTACCTGGAATGCTGAGGTTCATGTATGAATTTATAAATTGCTTTGAGCAACCtttcaaatattcatttatttcaggggggaaaaaaacaccaaaaaccaaaagcaaaacagtaaGAAAGTGCCAGtctggaaaaaagacaaaacaagagaACAACCTTAACCTACTAGGTTAAGCTTACAGTAAAATGGCCCCAAAGTTCCCATTGGTTTGAGAAACTGTCCTCCTGCGTGCACAGTGACTCTTGAGCAGGGTACAGAAAAGAATGTCAACAGGGACAGAGCAAGCTGGCCAGCTTCTGACAGCGTCTCCAGCTTTACAAACAAGTCTCTGACATTTTCAGCTATTAATTTGTCTAATCACTGTGTAGTCTCTAGACTACATAAACAATGTTATACAGAAAGCTAATACGCAGATTTGCAGTACTGAATTGTTTGCAGTTAATTTATGGATTATACTGGCATGTCACTGAGtttgtttttcacagaagaaaaaaggctttggCTCCATGCAGAAAAAATGAGCTTCTAATGACAAACCCCATGCAAAAAGGGGCAGTACCACTTACCTGCTCTGTACTATGCAGATCTTGGAAGATGTTTCAACACTGAACTTGTTTCTGCACGTTTCGTCTCACCACAGCTCAGTCCCAAAGAGGTCAGCTGGCAGGGAATTTAACACAGAGTAGTGcaaaacaatacattttatttgttcACAGTTAAACACAAGCAACTGCCTTGACATTTTAGAACATTCTAATAAGGACAGCAAAACCTCCTTTTGGTTTAAGTTCTCTTTAGCTTACGATTGTACCATTTCCTCGTATTTCATATTTATGGCATTTAATGTGGATTGTTTAACATGCTTACAAAGAGCGAGGCAGGGAACAGATTAACTTGACAAAGACAGCAATTTTAGATTTAACTAAAAGCAGtcagttaaaaaaatctgtttccactTCACTGATGGGACCCCTTCAAACGAACTGCAAGTTAACTACATACAGCAGATCCATGATTTTTAGACTtacaaaaaaattgctaaattTGTTCCTCCATAATCTTTGTGGTCCATAAACAAACCTAAAGTGGTTTCCATTACTATCCCAGTgtttaaaacctttttaaaagaagaaaaaagccacctTATCAATGAGCTTGCATTACCGCCAGGGCATTTTTGTAACCGACAACAAAAACCTCCTCTCAGAACAAGTGAAATCATCATATAAGCAAGATACTCTTCTGGGCTCGGCAAAGCAGAAGGATGGGCGAATGCACTCCTCCAACACAATGGCATCCAACGGCTGAGCCAGCCCTTCAAGGGCAATGTGCAAACCATTCACTCCTGGGGCTGGGACCCGGTGGGGCAAGGGGCAGGAAACCTCCAAATCTTACCGAAACATACGCTACCACATTTGCTACCGCTAAGTCTTAGAAAGCCTATAGACATGTCGACAAAACCAGTCTGTCACTTACAACCAACTCTCTATTTTCTATTCCATGCAGATTCAAGCTTTGACAAAACCACTGAAGTTCACCTTTACTTTCAGAGTTAGGACTGACCAACTGAAAGGACACTGAGAATAATTTAGACAGGCAGAAATGTATTTAGACCCTAGGTGTTATGGAAGAAGCGGAAGTGGGAGGAAAAGTACTGTCAGGCGCAACTTAGCATATTGCCAGGCACTTTGACAGAGTCCTGTTCCTATTCAGGTTAAGAAGGGATTTGAACTACAAGTGCAAGTGTACTTGGATTTGATTTATATGTGAGACGATTCTTAAACAGCAGCTGCCACCCACAGAATGTTTAAGAAAAGAGGCCACATGTGATGCAGGGTAACTGTGAAGCCTGATATGTCTAAGTATGCCTGGACCCAGACATATCTAACATTTAAAACAAGCACACTGCCTTCCTAACAGCGGGCTCTGTTCTGTCACGAAGGAGATTGAGTCTGACCACTGACAAGCCCTGATCCCACAATCCTCCTTCACAGAAGGCTCATCATTGACTTAAAACATGATTAACACAGAAAGGCTTCAAGACAGAATTCTGATTCTCAGTTTGAGCAGACTTCCTCCCCAGCCTTATCTTCTAAGGAAACGGGATGAGGGCAAAGGGGAGATACCTAGAGCCAAATTGACATTGCTGAGCTGAAAAATGTGCTGCGGTCTGAGCAGAACAGCACTCAAAGGAAACCATATTCTGTAAGTCAAGCCTGAAAACATATTCCCAGGGAAGAATGAAGCCAATTTCTCGGACTCAAAACACAGTGGTCTTGCTCAGACAAGGAACAAAGACCAGAACTATGAAGGAGGGTCAGACAGCACAAGTATTTCCCTGACTAGAGAAACAAATGCACTTCTGCAAATCTTCATAAGCTTGCGATTCTACATACATGTTCTGCACGCTCTCCCTACTGAGTAAagcttcctcttccctcttctcccaccccaaTTGCCTTCCCATATGAACCAGTCTGAGGTCAGTACCAGCCTGTCAGGCAAACACTTAAAATACCAAAAAGATCAGAAGCTAGTGTTTTAAGAAGTCTTCAGCATATACGGTCTCTTCCGCATTACAAGCTCCAGTTCCTTATTGTCTGTTCAAATGTAACTTTCCAGGAAATGTTAAGGACAATATAAACAATGATCATGAATTAGGGTGAATGAATTGTTTTGCAGAGGTACACTGTTCTTTAAACATTTAGGTATTCAATCAGAGTCCAACTTAATGAAGACTGGGCTCTGAGGGATGTGGGACAGTGGACAGGCAAAATAGAGACCTTTAGATGAATGGACTAGAAATTCTAGTGCTGATTCTTTCCGGGATGAAAGCAACTGAAGTCACCCGGACAGGCAGCACAATTAACTGCTCTAAATTGGAAGCTTGCAAGGAAATACAAAGCATTCATAGGAGACTCACAAATGTTAATTTGGCCTCATATTGCACTCAAGTTCATAAACGCAGCCACTCAACTGGggacagggagaaagggaaaaaaatacttgcaaatgctAACAGTTGTCCCTTCAAATTAGTACACGCTGCTAAGGACTGAATTTGAGAAAGAAGCAAGAGTTAGGCTGGGCGTTTCAATTCCAGACCCAAAAATCCACTTTGCATTTGTTCAGCAGCCTTCTTCC includes the following:
- the SPACA9 gene encoding sperm acrosome-associated protein 9 isoform X2, with product MNEVKEALRNIEQNYKLFLQQQFTFIGALQHTRENAHDMIRPVASISQVQSYMEHHCNNSTDRRILNMFLNICNDLSKLCHKLETVHSGNNITNGILERCKLLLSHSNDLSTIRAKYPHDVVNHLSCDEAKNHYGGVVSLIPIVLDCMKEWVAHIEKLPQPMLYDAN
- the SPACA9 gene encoding sperm acrosome-associated protein 9 isoform X1 codes for the protein MNEVKEALRNIEQNYKLFLQQQFTFIGALQHTRENAHDMIRPVASISQVQSYMEHHCNNSTDRRILNMFLNICNDLSKLCHKLETVHSGNNITNGILERCKLLLSHSNDLSTIRAKYPHDVVNHLSCDEAKNHYGGVVSLIPIVLDCMKEWVAHIEKLPQPMLYDVSGGSAISEKRAPQDAPARAAISQTPLSVRLEAQTSTSNKDNVQVQGSKHIQKKNLSDTKNHSGKLKGPWKPPGRHAF